A genome region from Coprococcus phoceensis includes the following:
- a CDS encoding threonine aldolase family protein translates to MKKMIRFNCDYNEGAHPRVLEALVKTNMEQTPGYGEDPYCEKAAKVIKDLCKKEDAAVHFLVGGTQANLTVISSILRPYQAVLCVEEGHINVHETGAIEACGHKVMTVSGKDGKIDAEQIKEVYTQHWSDSSHEHMTQPKLVYISNPTELGTMYSKAELEAIRNACNECGLYLFLDGARLGYGLMAEGNDLTLEVLAENCDVFYIGGTKVGALFGEAVVICNKALQEDFRYLIKQKGGMLAKGRLLGIQFLELLKDGLYFEIAGHAIRMAMILKKGLEEAGYSFFIDSETNQQFVIVSDEKLEQLKEKYAYTYQQRYDATSSVIRLCTSWATKEEDVYQLLEDMR, encoded by the coding sequence ATGAAAAAGATGATTCGTTTTAATTGTGATTATAATGAGGGAGCACACCCTCGTGTTTTAGAGGCACTTGTAAAAACTAATATGGAGCAGACACCGGGATATGGTGAAGATCCATATTGCGAAAAGGCAGCAAAAGTAATCAAGGATTTGTGTAAAAAGGAAGATGCAGCAGTGCATTTTCTTGTGGGAGGCACACAGGCAAATCTGACGGTAATTTCATCAATTCTTCGCCCGTATCAGGCAGTGCTTTGTGTGGAAGAAGGTCATATCAATGTGCATGAGACAGGAGCTATTGAGGCATGTGGGCACAAGGTAATGACAGTTTCGGGGAAAGATGGAAAGATTGATGCAGAACAGATTAAAGAAGTATATACACAGCACTGGTCCGACAGTTCACATGAACATATGACACAGCCAAAGCTTGTGTATATTTCCAACCCGACAGAACTTGGAACGATGTACAGCAAGGCGGAACTGGAAGCAATACGAAATGCATGCAATGAATGTGGGCTGTATTTGTTTTTAGACGGTGCAAGACTTGGATATGGGCTGATGGCAGAAGGAAATGATCTGACATTGGAAGTATTGGCAGAGAATTGTGATGTGTTTTACATCGGCGGAACGAAGGTGGGAGCATTGTTCGGAGAAGCGGTTGTTATCTGCAATAAAGCGCTTCAGGAAGATTTTAGATATCTGATCAAGCAGAAGGGTGGTATGCTTGCAAAGGGAAGATTGCTGGGAATCCAGTTTTTAGAACTTTTAAAAGATGGCTTGTATTTTGAAATCGCAGGGCATGCAATCCGAATGGCAATGATCCTGAAAAAAGGACTTGAGGAAGCCGGATATTCATTTTTCATCGACAGTGAAACCAACCAGCAGTTCGTGATTGTGTCTGATGAAAAATTGGAACAGCTGAAAGAAAAATATGCATATACATATCAGCAGCGATACGATGCGACATCCAGCGTGATTCGTCTTTGCACAAGCTGGGCGACAAAAGAGGAAGATGTTTATCAATTACTAGAGGATATGAGGTAG
- the moaCB gene encoding bifunctional molybdenum cofactor biosynthesis protein MoaC/MoaB — MREKLTHFDEKGNAVMVDVSEKEVTSRVAVASGKIRVNAKVMEAVKKGTSKKGDVLGVARVAGIMAVKQTANLIPMCHTLLISKCEIAYEISEDTLEILARCTVKVEGKTGVEMEALTGVSVTLLTIYDMCKAIDRTMELSEIHLEEKKGGKSGHFRRENNMRVAIITASTLGYKGEREDKSGPYIKKVVENAGFEVKVMKVLPDDRRILGEVMKRLADSNIVDLIITTGGTGFSESDVTPEATLDIVERQVPGIPEAMRAYSMQFTKRAMLSRAAAGIRKQTLIVNFPGSPKSLKESLEYILPELIHGVEILQGIAKECAAPKEA, encoded by the coding sequence ATGCGTGAAAAGCTGACACATTTTGATGAAAAAGGAAATGCAGTGATGGTAGATGTCTCAGAAAAAGAGGTGACATCAAGAGTCGCGGTGGCGTCTGGAAAGATCCGTGTCAATGCAAAGGTGATGGAGGCGGTTAAAAAGGGTACTTCCAAAAAGGGAGATGTGCTTGGGGTGGCACGTGTGGCGGGAATCATGGCGGTCAAGCAGACGGCGAATCTGATTCCAATGTGTCATACACTTCTGATCAGCAAATGCGAGATTGCCTATGAGATTTCAGAAGATACTTTGGAAATTCTGGCAAGATGTACTGTGAAAGTAGAAGGGAAGACCGGAGTTGAGATGGAAGCGCTGACCGGAGTCAGTGTCACGTTGTTGACGATTTATGATATGTGCAAGGCAATTGATCGTACCATGGAATTGTCAGAGATACATTTGGAAGAAAAAAAAGGCGGAAAAAGCGGACATTTTAGGAGGGAAAATAATATGAGAGTTGCAATTATAACAGCAAGTACTTTAGGATACAAAGGGGAAAGAGAAGACAAAAGCGGACCATATATTAAAAAAGTCGTAGAAAATGCAGGATTTGAAGTAAAGGTGATGAAGGTGCTTCCGGATGACCGCAGGATTTTGGGAGAAGTGATGAAACGGCTGGCAGACAGTAATATTGTCGACTTAATCATCACGACAGGTGGAACTGGATTTTCAGAAAGCGACGTAACACCTGAGGCGACGTTGGATATTGTAGAGCGACAGGTGCCTGGAATACCGGAGGCAATGCGTGCCTACAGTATGCAGTTTACAAAACGGGCAATGCTGTCAAGGGCCGCGGCTGGAATCCGCAAACAGACATTGATCGTAAACTTTCCGGGAAGTCCGAAATCTCTGAAAGAATCACTGGAATATATTTTGCCTGAACTAATACACGGCGTAGAGATTTTACAGGGAATTGCGAAAGAGTGTGCAGCTCCAAAGGAAGCGTAA